A window of Balneola vulgaris DSM 17893 genomic DNA:
TGGTACAAAGAATATAGGGTGAGAATAACCAAGGTTTAGTTCCAATACTTCGCCATTTACAGCGGCACGGAAACCAACACCTACGATCTCTAATTTCTTAGTGTATCCTTCTGTAACACCAATCACCATATTGTTGATTAATGAACGGTAAAGTCCATGTAATGCACGGTGTTCTTTTAGGTCACTAGCTCTTTTAACGAGTACTTCGTTCTCGTTTTTCTCAACACTAACATCTGGGTGCAATTTTAGAGTAGTAGTACCTTTATCGCCTTTAACAGTGATAAGATTGTCGGCACCAATACTAAAATCTACTTTGTCGGTTAGTGGTATAGGTAATTTTCCAATTCGAGACATAATCTAAACTCTATTTTAATAAATG
This region includes:
- the rplF gene encoding 50S ribosomal protein L6; the protein is MSRIGKLPIPLTDKVDFSIGADNLITVKGDKGTTTLKLHPDVSVEKNENEVLVKRASDLKEHRALHGLYRSLINNMVIGVTEGYTKKLEIVGVGFRAAVNGEVLELNLGYSHPIFFVPPEGIKIEVDTKSSKNPILVITGIDKELVGQVSAKIRSFRKPEPYKGKGIRYVGEQIRRKAGKSAAK